The following are encoded in a window of Manihot esculenta cultivar AM560-2 chromosome 8, M.esculenta_v8, whole genome shotgun sequence genomic DNA:
- the LOC110621281 gene encoding auxin response factor 18 isoform X4 — MITFMEAKERVKEVEKCLDSQLWHACAGGMVQMPAVNSKVFYFPQGHIEHASSPVDFRNFPRVPPYILCRVSSVKFMADPETDEVYAKMKLSPITGSEPGLEEEDERVINGGEGQENKPASFAKTLTQSDANNGGGFSVPRYCAETIFPRLDYSADPPVQTILAKDVHGETWKFRHIYRGTPRRHLLTTGWSTFVNHKKLVAGDSIVFLRAENGDLCVGIRRAKRGIGGGPESSWNPAGGNCVMPYGGFSSFFRDEENKLLRNGNGNGNSSGGNGGLMGKGKVRPESVIEAATLAANGQPFEVVYYPRASTPEFCVKASLVKIALQIRWCSGMRFKMAFETEDSSRISWFMGTISSAQVADPLQWSDSPWRLLQVTWDEPDLLQNVKRVSPWLVELVSNMPAIHLSPFSPPRKKLRFPQHPDFPLDGQFPIPSFSGNLLGPSSPFGCLPDSTPAGMQGARHAHCGLPLSDLHLSKLQTGLLPAGFPPLLDHVATHTRTSNSPMIQKPSMSENVSCVLTMSHSTQTSKKTNDTKTPKLVLFGQPILTEQQISLSCSGGDTLSPVHTGNSSSEGNLDKMANFSDGSGSAALHQQSLPETGHCKVFMESEDVGRTLDLSLLRRCQTHWG, encoded by the exons ATGATTACTTTTATGGAAGCTAAAGAGAGAGTGAAGGAGGTGGAGAAATGCTTAGACTCTCAGCTATGGCATGCCTGCGCTGGTGGAATGGTCCAAATGCCGGCGGTGAACTCCAAGGTCTTCTACTTCCCTCAAGGCCACATCGAGCACGCCTCTAGTCCTGTGGATTTCAGGAACTTCCCTCGTGTCCCTCCTTATATCCTCTGTAGGGTCTCATCTGTTAAATTCATGGCTGATCCTGAAACCGACGAGGTCTATGCAAAGATGAAGTTGTCTCCAATTACCGGCAGTGAGCCTGGTTTAGAGGAAGAAGATGAACGTGTAATTAATGgaggagaagggcaagagaatAAGCCGGCTTCCTTCGCTAAGACATTGACCCAATCGGATGCTAACAATGGAGGAGGTTTCTCCGTTCCAAGATACTGTGCAGAGACCATTTTTCCGCGGCTGGATTACTCGGCAGATCCGCCTGTACAGACCATTCTTGCTAAGGACGTTCATGGGGAGACATGGAAGTTTAGGCATATTTACAGAGGAACCCCAAGGAGGCATCTTTTAACTACTGGGTGGAGCACGTTTGTGAATCATAAGAAGCTAGTGGCAGGTGATTCCATAGTGTTTTTGAGGGCAGAGAATGGAGATCTTTGTGTTGGGATTCGAAGAGCTAAGAGGGGAATTGGAGGAGGTCCTGAGTCTTCCTGGAATCCTGCAGGTGGGAACTGTGTTATGCCTTATGGGGGGTTCAGTTCCTTTTTCAGAGATGAAGAGAATAAGCTATTGAGAAATGGAAATGGGAATGGTAATAGTTCCGGTGGGAATGGAGGTTTGATGGGGAAGGGGAAAGTGAGGCCTGAATCAGTTATTGAAGCAGCTACTCTTGCTGCAAATGGACAACCTTTTGAGGTTGTTTACTACCCTCGAGCTAGTACTCCTGAGTTCTGTGTGAAGGCGTCTTTGGTAAAAATAGCTTTGCAGATCCGTTGGTGTTCTGGGATGAGGTTTAAGATGGCCTTTGAAACCGAGGATTCTTCGAGGATTAGTTGGTTCATGGGAACTATTTCTTCTGCTCAAGTTGCTGATCCTCTTCAATGGTCGGATTCACCATGGAGGCTTCTCCAG GTTACTTGGGATGAACCAGATTTGCTTCAAAATGTGAAACGTGTTAGCCCGTGGCTAGTTGAATTGGTATCAAACATGCCCGCCATCCATCTCTCCCCATTCTCACCACCAAGGAAGAAGTTAAGATTCCCACAACACCCTGATTTTCCCCTTGATGGTCAATTTCCGATTCCATCGTTTTCCGGCAACCTCCTTGGGCCCAGCAGCCCCTTTGGTTGTCTACCAGACAGCACTCCTGCTGGCATGCAGGGAGCCAGGCATGCTCATTGTGGTCTACCTTTATCGGATCTCCACCTCAGTAAACTGCAGACGGGTTTACTTCCGGCTGGTTTCCCGCCACTACTTGATCATGTTGCTACTCATACTAGAACCTCAAATAGTCCTATGATTCAAAAGCCTAGCATGAGTGAGAACGTGTCTTGTGTGCTAACCATGTCACATTCTACTCAGACTTCAAAGAAAACTAATGATACAAAGACACCCAAGCTTGTACTGTTCGGTCAACCTATACTCACCGAGCAGCAAATCTCTCTTAGTTGCTCTGGTGGTGATACATTGTCACCGGTTCATACTGGAAATAGTTCATCTGAAGGAAATTTAGATAAAATGGCAAATTTTTCTGATGGCTCTGGATCTGCTGCTCTTCATCAGCAAAGCTTACC GGAGACTGGTCACTGCAAAGTCTTCATGGAGTCGGAGGATGTGGGTCGCACTCTGGACCTCTCATTGCTCAG GCGCTGTCAAACACATTGGGGGTGA
- the LOC110621281 gene encoding auxin response factor 18 isoform X2, with protein sequence MITFMEAKERVKEVEKCLDSQLWHACAGGMVQMPAVNSKVFYFPQGHIEHASSPVDFRNFPRVPPYILCRVSSVKFMADPETDEVYAKMKLSPITGSEPGLEEEDERVINGGEGQENKPASFAKTLTQSDANNGGGFSVPRYCAETIFPRLDYSADPPVQTILAKDVHGETWKFRHIYRGTPRRHLLTTGWSTFVNHKKLVAGDSIVFLRAENGDLCVGIRRAKRGIGGGPESSWNPAGGNCVMPYGGFSSFFRDEENKLLRNGNGNGNSSGGNGGLMGKGKVRPESVIEAATLAANGQPFEVVYYPRASTPEFCVKASLVKIALQIRWCSGMRFKMAFETEDSSRISWFMGTISSAQVADPLQWSDSPWRLLQVTWDEPDLLQNVKRVSPWLVELVSNMPAIHLSPFSPPRKKLRFPQHPDFPLDGQFPIPSFSGNLLGPSSPFGCLPDSTPAGMQGARHAHCGLPLSDLHLSKLQTGLLPAGFPPLLDHVATHTRTSNSPMIQKPSMSENVSCVLTMSHSTQTSKKTNDTKTPKLVLFGQPILTEQQISLSCSGGDTLSPVHTGNSSSEGNLDKMANFSDGSGSAALHQQSLPETGHCKVFMESEDVGRTLDLSLLRSYEELYRKLADMFSIENSETLNNVLYRDVTGAVKHIGGEPFSDFMKTARRLTVLMDSSSDNVGL encoded by the exons ATGATTACTTTTATGGAAGCTAAAGAGAGAGTGAAGGAGGTGGAGAAATGCTTAGACTCTCAGCTATGGCATGCCTGCGCTGGTGGAATGGTCCAAATGCCGGCGGTGAACTCCAAGGTCTTCTACTTCCCTCAAGGCCACATCGAGCACGCCTCTAGTCCTGTGGATTTCAGGAACTTCCCTCGTGTCCCTCCTTATATCCTCTGTAGGGTCTCATCTGTTAAATTCATGGCTGATCCTGAAACCGACGAGGTCTATGCAAAGATGAAGTTGTCTCCAATTACCGGCAGTGAGCCTGGTTTAGAGGAAGAAGATGAACGTGTAATTAATGgaggagaagggcaagagaatAAGCCGGCTTCCTTCGCTAAGACATTGACCCAATCGGATGCTAACAATGGAGGAGGTTTCTCCGTTCCAAGATACTGTGCAGAGACCATTTTTCCGCGGCTGGATTACTCGGCAGATCCGCCTGTACAGACCATTCTTGCTAAGGACGTTCATGGGGAGACATGGAAGTTTAGGCATATTTACAGAGGAACCCCAAGGAGGCATCTTTTAACTACTGGGTGGAGCACGTTTGTGAATCATAAGAAGCTAGTGGCAGGTGATTCCATAGTGTTTTTGAGGGCAGAGAATGGAGATCTTTGTGTTGGGATTCGAAGAGCTAAGAGGGGAATTGGAGGAGGTCCTGAGTCTTCCTGGAATCCTGCAGGTGGGAACTGTGTTATGCCTTATGGGGGGTTCAGTTCCTTTTTCAGAGATGAAGAGAATAAGCTATTGAGAAATGGAAATGGGAATGGTAATAGTTCCGGTGGGAATGGAGGTTTGATGGGGAAGGGGAAAGTGAGGCCTGAATCAGTTATTGAAGCAGCTACTCTTGCTGCAAATGGACAACCTTTTGAGGTTGTTTACTACCCTCGAGCTAGTACTCCTGAGTTCTGTGTGAAGGCGTCTTTGGTAAAAATAGCTTTGCAGATCCGTTGGTGTTCTGGGATGAGGTTTAAGATGGCCTTTGAAACCGAGGATTCTTCGAGGATTAGTTGGTTCATGGGAACTATTTCTTCTGCTCAAGTTGCTGATCCTCTTCAATGGTCGGATTCACCATGGAGGCTTCTCCAG GTTACTTGGGATGAACCAGATTTGCTTCAAAATGTGAAACGTGTTAGCCCGTGGCTAGTTGAATTGGTATCAAACATGCCCGCCATCCATCTCTCCCCATTCTCACCACCAAGGAAGAAGTTAAGATTCCCACAACACCCTGATTTTCCCCTTGATGGTCAATTTCCGATTCCATCGTTTTCCGGCAACCTCCTTGGGCCCAGCAGCCCCTTTGGTTGTCTACCAGACAGCACTCCTGCTGGCATGCAGGGAGCCAGGCATGCTCATTGTGGTCTACCTTTATCGGATCTCCACCTCAGTAAACTGCAGACGGGTTTACTTCCGGCTGGTTTCCCGCCACTACTTGATCATGTTGCTACTCATACTAGAACCTCAAATAGTCCTATGATTCAAAAGCCTAGCATGAGTGAGAACGTGTCTTGTGTGCTAACCATGTCACATTCTACTCAGACTTCAAAGAAAACTAATGATACAAAGACACCCAAGCTTGTACTGTTCGGTCAACCTATACTCACCGAGCAGCAAATCTCTCTTAGTTGCTCTGGTGGTGATACATTGTCACCGGTTCATACTGGAAATAGTTCATCTGAAGGAAATTTAGATAAAATGGCAAATTTTTCTGATGGCTCTGGATCTGCTGCTCTTCATCAGCAAAGCTTACC GGAGACTGGTCACTGCAAAGTCTTCATGGAGTCGGAGGATGTGGGTCGCACTCTGGACCTCTCATTGCTCAGGTCTTATGAAGAATTATACAGAAAACTAGCAGACATGTTTTCTATAGAAAATTCCGAGACACTAAACAATGTGCTTTACCGTGATGTTACAGGCGCTGTCAAACACATTGGGGGTGAACCATTCAG TGATTTCATGAAAACAGCAAGGAGACTGACAGTTCTAATGGATTCAAGCAGTGACAATGTAGGATTGTAG
- the LOC110621281 gene encoding auxin response factor 18 isoform X3: MITFMEAKERVKEVEKCLDSQLWHACAGGMVQMPAVNSKVFYFPQGHIEHASSPVDFRNFPRVPPYILCRVSSVKFMADPETDEVYAKMKLSPITGSEPGLEEEDERVINGGEGQENKPASFAKTLTQSDANNGGGFSVPRYCAETIFPRLDYSADPPVQTILAKDVHGETWKFRHIYRGTPRRHLLTTGWSTFVNHKKLVAGDSIVFLRAENGDLCVGIRRAKRGIGGGPESSWNPAGGNCVMPYGGFSSFFRDEENKLLRNGNGNGNSSGGNGGLMGKGKVRPESVIEAATLAANGQPFEVVYYPRASTPEFCVKASLVKIALQIRWCSGMRFKMAFETEDSSRISWFMGTISSAQVADPLQWSDSPWRLLQVTWDEPDLLQNVKRVSPWLVELVSNMPAIHLSPFSPPRKKLRFPQHPDFPLDGQFPIPSFSGNLLGPSSPFGCLPDSTPAGMQGARHAHCGLPLSDLHLSKLQTGLLPAGFPPLLDHVATHTRTSNSPMIQKPSMSENVSCVLTMSHSTQTSKKTNDTKTPKLVLFGQPILTEQQISLSCSGGDTLSPVHTGNSSSEGNLDKMANFSDGSGSAALHQQSLPERSSCEGFQWFKNNSRENETSLETGHCKVFMESEDVGRTLDLSLLRRCQTHWG, translated from the exons ATGATTACTTTTATGGAAGCTAAAGAGAGAGTGAAGGAGGTGGAGAAATGCTTAGACTCTCAGCTATGGCATGCCTGCGCTGGTGGAATGGTCCAAATGCCGGCGGTGAACTCCAAGGTCTTCTACTTCCCTCAAGGCCACATCGAGCACGCCTCTAGTCCTGTGGATTTCAGGAACTTCCCTCGTGTCCCTCCTTATATCCTCTGTAGGGTCTCATCTGTTAAATTCATGGCTGATCCTGAAACCGACGAGGTCTATGCAAAGATGAAGTTGTCTCCAATTACCGGCAGTGAGCCTGGTTTAGAGGAAGAAGATGAACGTGTAATTAATGgaggagaagggcaagagaatAAGCCGGCTTCCTTCGCTAAGACATTGACCCAATCGGATGCTAACAATGGAGGAGGTTTCTCCGTTCCAAGATACTGTGCAGAGACCATTTTTCCGCGGCTGGATTACTCGGCAGATCCGCCTGTACAGACCATTCTTGCTAAGGACGTTCATGGGGAGACATGGAAGTTTAGGCATATTTACAGAGGAACCCCAAGGAGGCATCTTTTAACTACTGGGTGGAGCACGTTTGTGAATCATAAGAAGCTAGTGGCAGGTGATTCCATAGTGTTTTTGAGGGCAGAGAATGGAGATCTTTGTGTTGGGATTCGAAGAGCTAAGAGGGGAATTGGAGGAGGTCCTGAGTCTTCCTGGAATCCTGCAGGTGGGAACTGTGTTATGCCTTATGGGGGGTTCAGTTCCTTTTTCAGAGATGAAGAGAATAAGCTATTGAGAAATGGAAATGGGAATGGTAATAGTTCCGGTGGGAATGGAGGTTTGATGGGGAAGGGGAAAGTGAGGCCTGAATCAGTTATTGAAGCAGCTACTCTTGCTGCAAATGGACAACCTTTTGAGGTTGTTTACTACCCTCGAGCTAGTACTCCTGAGTTCTGTGTGAAGGCGTCTTTGGTAAAAATAGCTTTGCAGATCCGTTGGTGTTCTGGGATGAGGTTTAAGATGGCCTTTGAAACCGAGGATTCTTCGAGGATTAGTTGGTTCATGGGAACTATTTCTTCTGCTCAAGTTGCTGATCCTCTTCAATGGTCGGATTCACCATGGAGGCTTCTCCAG GTTACTTGGGATGAACCAGATTTGCTTCAAAATGTGAAACGTGTTAGCCCGTGGCTAGTTGAATTGGTATCAAACATGCCCGCCATCCATCTCTCCCCATTCTCACCACCAAGGAAGAAGTTAAGATTCCCACAACACCCTGATTTTCCCCTTGATGGTCAATTTCCGATTCCATCGTTTTCCGGCAACCTCCTTGGGCCCAGCAGCCCCTTTGGTTGTCTACCAGACAGCACTCCTGCTGGCATGCAGGGAGCCAGGCATGCTCATTGTGGTCTACCTTTATCGGATCTCCACCTCAGTAAACTGCAGACGGGTTTACTTCCGGCTGGTTTCCCGCCACTACTTGATCATGTTGCTACTCATACTAGAACCTCAAATAGTCCTATGATTCAAAAGCCTAGCATGAGTGAGAACGTGTCTTGTGTGCTAACCATGTCACATTCTACTCAGACTTCAAAGAAAACTAATGATACAAAGACACCCAAGCTTGTACTGTTCGGTCAACCTATACTCACCGAGCAGCAAATCTCTCTTAGTTGCTCTGGTGGTGATACATTGTCACCGGTTCATACTGGAAATAGTTCATCTGAAGGAAATTTAGATAAAATGGCAAATTTTTCTGATGGCTCTGGATCTGCTGCTCTTCATCAGCAAAGCTTACCGGAGCGCTCATCATGTGAAGGTTTCCAATGGTTTAAGAATAACTCCCGAGAAAATGAGACCTCCTTGGAGACTGGTCACTGCAAAGTCTTCATGGAGTCGGAGGATGTGGGTCGCACTCTGGACCTCTCATTGCTCAG GCGCTGTCAAACACATTGGGGGTGA
- the LOC110621281 gene encoding auxin response factor 18 isoform X1 yields the protein MITFMEAKERVKEVEKCLDSQLWHACAGGMVQMPAVNSKVFYFPQGHIEHASSPVDFRNFPRVPPYILCRVSSVKFMADPETDEVYAKMKLSPITGSEPGLEEEDERVINGGEGQENKPASFAKTLTQSDANNGGGFSVPRYCAETIFPRLDYSADPPVQTILAKDVHGETWKFRHIYRGTPRRHLLTTGWSTFVNHKKLVAGDSIVFLRAENGDLCVGIRRAKRGIGGGPESSWNPAGGNCVMPYGGFSSFFRDEENKLLRNGNGNGNSSGGNGGLMGKGKVRPESVIEAATLAANGQPFEVVYYPRASTPEFCVKASLVKIALQIRWCSGMRFKMAFETEDSSRISWFMGTISSAQVADPLQWSDSPWRLLQVTWDEPDLLQNVKRVSPWLVELVSNMPAIHLSPFSPPRKKLRFPQHPDFPLDGQFPIPSFSGNLLGPSSPFGCLPDSTPAGMQGARHAHCGLPLSDLHLSKLQTGLLPAGFPPLLDHVATHTRTSNSPMIQKPSMSENVSCVLTMSHSTQTSKKTNDTKTPKLVLFGQPILTEQQISLSCSGGDTLSPVHTGNSSSEGNLDKMANFSDGSGSAALHQQSLPERSSCEGFQWFKNNSRENETSLETGHCKVFMESEDVGRTLDLSLLRSYEELYRKLADMFSIENSETLNNVLYRDVTGAVKHIGGEPFSDFMKTARRLTVLMDSSSDNVGL from the exons ATGATTACTTTTATGGAAGCTAAAGAGAGAGTGAAGGAGGTGGAGAAATGCTTAGACTCTCAGCTATGGCATGCCTGCGCTGGTGGAATGGTCCAAATGCCGGCGGTGAACTCCAAGGTCTTCTACTTCCCTCAAGGCCACATCGAGCACGCCTCTAGTCCTGTGGATTTCAGGAACTTCCCTCGTGTCCCTCCTTATATCCTCTGTAGGGTCTCATCTGTTAAATTCATGGCTGATCCTGAAACCGACGAGGTCTATGCAAAGATGAAGTTGTCTCCAATTACCGGCAGTGAGCCTGGTTTAGAGGAAGAAGATGAACGTGTAATTAATGgaggagaagggcaagagaatAAGCCGGCTTCCTTCGCTAAGACATTGACCCAATCGGATGCTAACAATGGAGGAGGTTTCTCCGTTCCAAGATACTGTGCAGAGACCATTTTTCCGCGGCTGGATTACTCGGCAGATCCGCCTGTACAGACCATTCTTGCTAAGGACGTTCATGGGGAGACATGGAAGTTTAGGCATATTTACAGAGGAACCCCAAGGAGGCATCTTTTAACTACTGGGTGGAGCACGTTTGTGAATCATAAGAAGCTAGTGGCAGGTGATTCCATAGTGTTTTTGAGGGCAGAGAATGGAGATCTTTGTGTTGGGATTCGAAGAGCTAAGAGGGGAATTGGAGGAGGTCCTGAGTCTTCCTGGAATCCTGCAGGTGGGAACTGTGTTATGCCTTATGGGGGGTTCAGTTCCTTTTTCAGAGATGAAGAGAATAAGCTATTGAGAAATGGAAATGGGAATGGTAATAGTTCCGGTGGGAATGGAGGTTTGATGGGGAAGGGGAAAGTGAGGCCTGAATCAGTTATTGAAGCAGCTACTCTTGCTGCAAATGGACAACCTTTTGAGGTTGTTTACTACCCTCGAGCTAGTACTCCTGAGTTCTGTGTGAAGGCGTCTTTGGTAAAAATAGCTTTGCAGATCCGTTGGTGTTCTGGGATGAGGTTTAAGATGGCCTTTGAAACCGAGGATTCTTCGAGGATTAGTTGGTTCATGGGAACTATTTCTTCTGCTCAAGTTGCTGATCCTCTTCAATGGTCGGATTCACCATGGAGGCTTCTCCAG GTTACTTGGGATGAACCAGATTTGCTTCAAAATGTGAAACGTGTTAGCCCGTGGCTAGTTGAATTGGTATCAAACATGCCCGCCATCCATCTCTCCCCATTCTCACCACCAAGGAAGAAGTTAAGATTCCCACAACACCCTGATTTTCCCCTTGATGGTCAATTTCCGATTCCATCGTTTTCCGGCAACCTCCTTGGGCCCAGCAGCCCCTTTGGTTGTCTACCAGACAGCACTCCTGCTGGCATGCAGGGAGCCAGGCATGCTCATTGTGGTCTACCTTTATCGGATCTCCACCTCAGTAAACTGCAGACGGGTTTACTTCCGGCTGGTTTCCCGCCACTACTTGATCATGTTGCTACTCATACTAGAACCTCAAATAGTCCTATGATTCAAAAGCCTAGCATGAGTGAGAACGTGTCTTGTGTGCTAACCATGTCACATTCTACTCAGACTTCAAAGAAAACTAATGATACAAAGACACCCAAGCTTGTACTGTTCGGTCAACCTATACTCACCGAGCAGCAAATCTCTCTTAGTTGCTCTGGTGGTGATACATTGTCACCGGTTCATACTGGAAATAGTTCATCTGAAGGAAATTTAGATAAAATGGCAAATTTTTCTGATGGCTCTGGATCTGCTGCTCTTCATCAGCAAAGCTTACCGGAGCGCTCATCATGTGAAGGTTTCCAATGGTTTAAGAATAACTCCCGAGAAAATGAGACCTCCTTGGAGACTGGTCACTGCAAAGTCTTCATGGAGTCGGAGGATGTGGGTCGCACTCTGGACCTCTCATTGCTCAGGTCTTATGAAGAATTATACAGAAAACTAGCAGACATGTTTTCTATAGAAAATTCCGAGACACTAAACAATGTGCTTTACCGTGATGTTACAGGCGCTGTCAAACACATTGGGGGTGAACCATTCAG TGATTTCATGAAAACAGCAAGGAGACTGACAGTTCTAATGGATTCAAGCAGTGACAATGTAGGATTGTAG